In the genome of Deltaproteobacteria bacterium, one region contains:
- a CDS encoding metalloregulator ArsR/SmtB family transcription factor encodes MKILFILSGEKELCVCDIANTLGLTISATSHQLRKLRDREVVKYRNDGNMVYYTLEDKHIEELLIDTFKHVRSLMPDIKKTIKHGIQA; translated from the coding sequence TTGAAGATCCTTTTTATTCTCTCCGGAGAGAAAGAACTCTGCGTATGTGATATTGCAAATACACTTGGACTGACTATTTCAGCTACATCACACCAGTTGAGGAAGCTGCGTGACAGAGAAGTGGTAAAATACAGAAATGATGGAAATATGGTTTATTATACACTCGAGGATAAGCATATAGAAGAGCTGTTAATAGATACATTCAAACATGTTAGATCCCTTATGCCGGATATCAAAAAAACAATAAAGCACGGAATACAAGCATGA
- a CDS encoding metalloregulator ArsR/SmtB family transcription factor — protein sequence MKLSEKDKRIFQLHADVSFKSFHTQRLEILHILKGKEVSVRDIVMQMGISKANVSQHLAIMRKAGILNTRREGLNAYYRISSPKIARACNLMREVLLKHHIKRGNLLMNQVQKERL from the coding sequence ATGAAACTTAGTGAGAAGGATAAACGAATATTTCAGCTTCATGCGGATGTATCCTTTAAATCTTTCCATACACAGCGGCTGGAGATATTGCATATACTGAAAGGTAAAGAAGTGTCTGTACGCGATATAGTAATGCAGATGGGGATATCAAAGGCCAATGTCTCGCAGCATCTTGCAATCATGCGCAAGGCGGGAATTTTAAATACCAGACGAGAAGGATTGAATGCCTATTATCGTATTTCAAGCCCGAAAATTGCAAGGGCATGTAATCTTATGAGGGAGGTCTTGTTGAAACATCATATAAAAAGAGGGAATTTGCTGATGAATCAGGTGCAAAAGGAGAGATTATGA